The Sediminitomix flava genome includes a window with the following:
- a CDS encoding HmuY family protein yields the protein MNIQKFSLIALLFSALFLTSCEDEDTNTNPDNPPLLGSTLTAEMGSNLAYQVYVDLSTGEMTKVATNSWDLAIENSNKRIRTNTAKKVSAATPVEDSFVDVSSDEGLQYFYDAEDGDLDKTALAGWEESRPYILDLGIDENGNALGKIKFEIAAVNDTQVTIKFASLDGSDEQETTFDLDTDKDFTYFSFINNKSVSVAPKNWDIMLSAVTVRTGAPCAAMGPAAVPGINCDIYRLTASTVSNNYAGVSVAKDDPYAHLEVNDDPESERNQYGIEESNYDDLVLADYDKLSPSSAANAIGRSWLYILAPHSSGIFKVYDFVTYLVKDVDGNHYKLRFLAYKGGGNAENGYPTFEYSSLED from the coding sequence ATGAACATTCAAAAATTTTCTTTAATCGCTTTATTATTTTCAGCTCTTTTTTTGACAAGCTGTGAGGATGAAGATACGAATACAAACCCTGACAATCCACCATTACTAGGTTCTACTTTAACCGCTGAAATGGGGAGTAATCTTGCATACCAAGTTTATGTAGACCTAAGTACAGGTGAAATGACAAAAGTTGCTACAAACTCATGGGATTTAGCTATCGAAAACTCAAATAAAAGAATTCGTACAAATACAGCTAAAAAAGTAAGTGCAGCTACTCCTGTAGAAGATAGTTTTGTAGATGTTTCTTCTGATGAAGGCTTACAGTATTTCTATGATGCAGAAGATGGAGATTTAGATAAAACAGCCTTAGCTGGTTGGGAAGAGAGCCGTCCTTACATCTTGGATTTAGGAATTGATGAAAATGGAAATGCTTTAGGTAAAATCAAATTTGAGATCGCTGCGGTTAATGATACACAAGTGACAATCAAGTTTGCTAGCCTAGATGGTTCAGATGAACAAGAAACAACTTTTGATTTAGATACAGATAAAGACTTTACATACTTTTCATTCATAAATAATAAGTCAGTAAGTGTTGCTCCTAAGAATTGGGATATTATGCTTTCTGCAGTAACAGTAAGAACAGGAGCTCCTTGTGCCGCTATGGGACCAGCAGCAGTTCCTGGTATAAACTGTGATATTTACAGATTGACTGCTTCTACAGTTAGTAATAATTATGCAGGTGTATCTGTTGCTAAAGATGATCCTTACGCTCACTTGGAAGTAAATGATGACCCTGAGTCAGAGCGTAATCAGTACGGAATTGAGGAAAGTAACTATGATGATTTAGTACTAGCAGATTACGATAAACTTTCACCAAGTTCTGCAGCAAATGCAATTGGTCGTTCATGGTTGTACATTTTGGCTCCACACAGCAGTGGAATTTTTAAAGTATATGACTTTGTAACGTATTTGGTGAAAGATGTAGATGGAAATCATTACAAACTCCGTTTCCTTGCTTATAAAGGTGGAGGTAATGCAGAAAATGGTTATCCAACATTCGAATACTCATCGCTTGAGGATTAA
- a CDS encoding DUF3370 family protein → MKRASLAISMMIGLLSLSACHEESQLQQEINDQIPSQSSHLRSAVTQADWTPGSISSIVPLDQLEDLGGQPTEKEVWKSNNPEIFRGTGWLMQNSRTDATRGGAPTPLSGTFPIYLFHINQSGSQKYVHILVTNPNNSAITVSGKGSMYTNSEKPLLGAGTGQSFHVAKDWLNNTPRYSFSNVNINKYKAYEIARLPVANNSMIDGRFEVTASAGAYVYTVVTSTGSLTDAINKSQSGPANGDIYSPNPNAYGREAGVYESSEWVGSTDISLPSSQSYIGFALNTSGKFAYNGVYQQDQNAPAVTRLSDSADKTYGNYGHRYDITLAMNNPNSTAKQVTLYFASNYTNSVNSPSFTYNGPLRMNGVVKNIYTTPTAPRQWLATWNIPAGANFNGKLDFYIPGLITTGQQLILQVN, encoded by the coding sequence ATGAAAAGAGCATCTCTTGCCATTTCAATGATGATTGGCTTACTCTCATTGAGTGCTTGTCATGAAGAATCGCAACTTCAACAAGAAATCAATGACCAAATCCCATCTCAGAGTAGTCATTTGAGGTCTGCTGTTACTCAAGCAGATTGGACACCAGGTTCTATTTCAAGTATTGTTCCTTTGGATCAGCTTGAAGATTTGGGTGGTCAACCTACAGAAAAAGAAGTATGGAAAAGTAACAACCCTGAAATTTTTAGAGGAACGGGGTGGCTCATGCAAAACTCTCGTACAGATGCAACTCGTGGAGGTGCTCCAACACCTCTTTCAGGTACATTTCCGATCTACCTTTTCCACATCAACCAATCTGGAAGTCAAAAGTATGTACACATACTTGTCACTAACCCGAATAATTCAGCTATTACAGTTTCGGGTAAAGGTTCTATGTACACCAACTCTGAAAAACCTCTTTTAGGAGCTGGAACAGGTCAGAGTTTTCATGTCGCTAAAGATTGGCTAAACAACACTCCACGCTACTCTTTCTCTAATGTAAACATCAACAAATACAAGGCTTATGAAATAGCGAGACTCCCTGTAGCCAATAACAGTATGATTGATGGTAGATTTGAAGTAACTGCTAGTGCTGGTGCTTATGTATATACTGTTGTTACCTCTACGGGTAGTTTGACAGATGCCATAAACAAGTCTCAGAGCGGACCTGCTAATGGAGATATTTATTCTCCAAACCCTAATGCTTACGGACGTGAGGCAGGTGTTTATGAAAGTAGTGAATGGGTAGGTAGTACCGATATTTCGCTGCCTTCTTCGCAGTCTTACATAGGATTTGCATTGAACACAAGTGGTAAATTTGCTTACAATGGAGTGTATCAACAAGATCAGAATGCGCCAGCAGTAACACGCCTTTCTGACTCTGCCGATAAGACCTACGGAAACTACGGACACCGCTATGATATTACTTTAGCAATGAACAATCCGAATAGCACTGCCAAACAGGTTACCTTGTACTTCGCATCTAATTACACCAATAGTGTAAACAGTCCTTCTTTCACTTATAACGGACCGTTACGTATGAATGGAGTCGTGAAAAATATTTATACAACTCCAACTGCTCCTCGTCAGTGGTTAGCAACTTGGAATATTCCTGCTGGAGCAAACTTCAACGGAAAGCTAGATTTTTACATTCCTGGCTTAATCACTACAGGTCAACAATTGATCTTGCAAGTCAACTAG
- a CDS encoding cobaltochelatase subunit CobN: MKSKFSIWKKLGIGAFLIILIGFAYFYYAKNVSPTKVAFINYQGFQLSRINKSNTNSWIQIDELKLDELDKARDYKAIFLFGRGFQMSPEEKQQLENAGYSGVHLFMEAATNPNVDVTNLKGSHLDMITDYFKFGGTQNYNSMLTYVRQNLDGKKWFIETPKAPQPIPNDVFIHLDEDKLFTEFPAYDTYLKENGFHKEGQPKVALITSVPGPFNANRDHIDDLIGMLEQRNLNVYTISAATKRLEFLKAVDPDLVILMPHGRLTLGQSEEAIAWLKEKNIPMLSPLSVFQEYEKWVDDPQGFDGSLLSMSVVLPELDGGINPYAIIAQYKDENGYLSFQVVPERLQKFGDMVEDFLLLKKKENKEKKVAIYYFKGPGLNSMVAANMEVVPSLFNTLKELKANGYKVDNLPNSSDELWEMIKKQGAVLGPYAKGAFDTYLKEGNPALVDTDTYESWVEKDLKSESYQAVVEKYGKAPGEYLSTSEGDKDYLAVARLEFGNVALLPQPLSGVGKDTFKLVHGAKVAPPHPYIASYLWTRNEFKADAIIHLGTHGSLEFTPGKQVALSGYDWTDALIGTTPHFYIYTISNVGEGIIAKRRSYATTLSYLTPPFMESELTGDLKKLSDQLNTFSLTKGAVKEEYKKGITKLAQKLELHKDLALDSVNTFSEDELFKLSNYVEEVRNSKVTGGLYTLGNAYNQDQKKNTVLLMALDPIAYSLATLDKIEGKVSQKQLDDALFFDRQYRQKAKKLIEKVLYQGQNSTQVLEQYISKSDLEKAKAWVLKNKGMSDAEIIKGFIGMGTKSAKKKHPHAAKKKSNQVGQKEIDELKRLVIAISPYPERKDFILNLKSDKQFKQSSGILDPQTLEKAKKIAKAIPAMAKAIEIGQQEDVFRLLKMMQKEPLRQMTFKLMEDESLAEQVAQEKIKKEEELLAQFSDAKNVRTLQYVSPRTKLPFEQKEVLMALPKTLKMYQKNWDFIIEKNSEALSVYTSKEGFKEQLSLSIERIELVISELNRKEAEWVKAVLAIEENVNSIKHYEQSLAISTAAETQAILNGLNGGYIAPSSGGDPITNPATVPTGRNLYSIDAQKTPSPEAWNVGKDLAKNLLSTHFKKHGKYPQKISFTLWPGDFIETEGAMVAQIFYLLGVEPVRDPFKRVMDIRLIPEKELDRPRIDVVVQTAGQFRDLAASRMYLINKAVAMAAEAKDTQENFVKKGVLDAERYMKENGLSPKQAREWATQRVFGGQNNTYGTNIMGMVEDGSGWNDEAEIAETYLNNMGAIYDKGENWGAFQKGVFEAALQNTEVVVQPRESNTWGGLSLDHVYEFMGGLSMAVRHVTGEDPDAYFNDFRNPSKAKVQDLKEALWVEARSTLLNPKYIKEYMKGGASSAESFAETFRNTYGWNVMKPKEIDNSLWNNLYDVYVEDQLNLNVQAFFERENPYALEEMTAVMLETIRKGYWKASEQQIAKLSELHTELIQKHNAGCSGFVCDNTKLKSFISEQLSEENQQAYASALEKVREVQTEVEGMVLEKETLQADETNDQPKNAEESSDQTILFLLIGIVAVVIFVVAAKRVKNG, translated from the coding sequence ATGAAATCAAAATTCTCGATCTGGAAAAAATTGGGCATAGGAGCATTTCTGATCATACTTATCGGATTTGCTTATTTTTATTATGCCAAAAATGTAAGTCCTACCAAAGTTGCTTTCATCAACTATCAAGGTTTTCAACTTTCAAGAATCAATAAATCGAACACTAATTCATGGATTCAGATCGATGAATTGAAACTCGATGAATTAGACAAAGCAAGAGATTACAAAGCTATTTTTCTTTTCGGAAGAGGCTTCCAGATGTCTCCCGAAGAAAAGCAACAACTCGAAAATGCGGGTTATAGTGGTGTGCATCTTTTTATGGAAGCTGCTACAAATCCAAATGTAGATGTGACCAATTTGAAAGGTTCTCATCTAGATATGATTACGGACTATTTCAAATTTGGAGGTACGCAAAACTACAATAGTATGCTTACCTATGTTCGTCAAAATTTGGACGGTAAAAAATGGTTTATAGAAACGCCAAAAGCACCTCAGCCAATTCCAAATGATGTATTTATTCATTTGGATGAAGATAAACTCTTCACAGAATTTCCTGCCTACGATACTTACCTAAAAGAAAATGGTTTTCACAAAGAGGGACAGCCAAAAGTGGCTCTGATCACTTCTGTACCCGGGCCATTTAATGCCAACAGAGATCATATTGATGATTTGATCGGAATGTTGGAACAAAGAAATTTAAATGTGTATACGATCAGTGCCGCCACAAAACGATTAGAGTTTTTGAAAGCGGTTGATCCCGATTTAGTGATCTTGATGCCTCATGGAAGACTCACACTTGGGCAATCAGAAGAGGCAATTGCTTGGCTGAAAGAGAAAAATATACCGATGCTTAGTCCATTGAGTGTATTCCAAGAATATGAAAAATGGGTAGATGATCCACAAGGTTTTGATGGCTCATTACTTTCGATGAGTGTGGTACTTCCAGAGCTAGATGGTGGAATTAATCCTTATGCAATCATTGCTCAATACAAAGATGAAAACGGTTATCTGAGCTTTCAAGTTGTTCCAGAACGATTACAAAAGTTTGGTGATATGGTGGAAGATTTTCTTCTGCTGAAAAAGAAAGAAAACAAGGAAAAAAAAGTAGCGATTTATTATTTCAAAGGTCCTGGTTTGAATTCGATGGTAGCCGCAAACATGGAAGTAGTTCCTTCACTTTTTAATACGCTTAAAGAGTTGAAAGCAAATGGCTACAAAGTTGACAATTTGCCCAATTCTTCTGATGAACTTTGGGAAATGATCAAAAAGCAAGGGGCGGTTTTAGGACCCTACGCCAAAGGTGCTTTTGATACGTATTTGAAAGAAGGAAATCCTGCTCTTGTCGATACAGATACGTATGAATCTTGGGTAGAAAAAGATCTCAAATCAGAAAGTTATCAAGCTGTAGTAGAAAAATATGGAAAAGCACCAGGTGAGTATTTATCAACTTCTGAAGGGGATAAAGACTATTTAGCTGTTGCCCGATTGGAATTTGGAAATGTAGCCCTTTTACCTCAACCTTTATCTGGAGTTGGGAAAGATACCTTCAAGTTGGTACACGGAGCTAAAGTAGCACCTCCACATCCTTACATTGCTTCCTATTTATGGACAAGAAATGAATTTAAAGCAGATGCTATTATTCATTTAGGAACTCATGGAAGTTTAGAATTTACTCCGGGTAAGCAAGTCGCACTTTCGGGATACGATTGGACAGATGCATTGATTGGTACAACGCCACATTTTTATATTTACACAATCAGTAATGTAGGCGAAGGAATCATCGCAAAGCGAAGAAGTTATGCAACCACTTTAAGTTATCTGACTCCTCCATTTATGGAATCAGAATTGACAGGGGATTTGAAAAAATTGAGCGATCAATTAAATACTTTTTCTCTGACAAAAGGCGCTGTAAAAGAGGAATACAAAAAAGGGATTACAAAACTAGCTCAGAAGCTAGAATTGCATAAAGATTTAGCACTTGACAGTGTCAATACTTTTTCTGAGGATGAACTGTTCAAACTTTCGAATTATGTAGAGGAAGTCAGAAATTCTAAAGTAACAGGTGGATTGTACACACTTGGTAATGCTTACAATCAAGATCAGAAGAAAAATACGGTCTTGTTAATGGCTTTAGATCCGATAGCATATAGTTTGGCAACATTGGATAAAATAGAAGGAAAAGTAAGTCAAAAACAATTGGATGATGCGCTTTTCTTTGATAGACAATACAGACAAAAAGCTAAAAAATTGATTGAAAAAGTTCTTTATCAAGGGCAGAATTCTACACAAGTTTTAGAGCAGTATATATCTAAAAGTGATTTAGAAAAAGCTAAGGCATGGGTGTTGAAAAACAAAGGAATGTCTGATGCAGAAATCATTAAAGGATTTATCGGAATGGGGACAAAGTCTGCGAAGAAAAAACATCCTCATGCGGCTAAAAAGAAGTCAAATCAAGTAGGTCAGAAGGAAATTGACGAATTGAAACGCTTAGTGATTGCGATTTCTCCATACCCAGAACGTAAAGATTTTATTCTCAATCTGAAATCTGATAAACAGTTCAAACAAAGCTCTGGAATTCTTGACCCTCAAACTTTAGAAAAAGCGAAGAAGATTGCGAAAGCAATTCCTGCTATGGCTAAAGCAATTGAAATAGGACAACAAGAAGATGTGTTCCGACTGCTCAAAATGATGCAAAAAGAACCTTTGCGTCAGATGACTTTCAAATTGATGGAAGATGAGAGTTTAGCAGAGCAAGTAGCACAAGAGAAAATCAAAAAAGAAGAGGAGTTACTCGCCCAATTTTCAGATGCTAAAAATGTACGTACGCTTCAGTATGTAAGTCCAAGAACAAAGCTTCCTTTTGAGCAAAAAGAAGTACTCATGGCACTTCCTAAAACGCTTAAGATGTATCAAAAGAATTGGGATTTTATTATTGAAAAGAATTCGGAAGCACTTTCAGTATATACTTCTAAAGAAGGATTTAAAGAACAACTTTCGTTAAGTATTGAGCGAATTGAATTGGTGATTTCAGAACTCAATCGTAAAGAAGCTGAATGGGTAAAAGCTGTTTTGGCTATCGAAGAGAATGTAAATAGCATTAAGCATTATGAGCAAAGTTTAGCCATTAGTACAGCTGCAGAGACGCAAGCAATTCTAAATGGTTTGAATGGTGGATATATCGCTCCATCTTCGGGAGGTGACCCAATCACGAATCCTGCAACGGTACCAACGGGTAGAAACTTGTATTCGATTGATGCGCAAAAAACACCTTCTCCAGAGGCTTGGAATGTTGGAAAAGATCTAGCTAAAAACTTATTGAGTACACATTTCAAAAAGCATGGTAAATATCCTCAAAAGATCAGTTTTACACTTTGGCCAGGAGATTTCATCGAAACAGAAGGAGCAATGGTTGCTCAAATATTTTATCTATTAGGAGTAGAACCTGTTCGTGATCCTTTCAAAAGAGTAATGGATATTCGTTTGATTCCTGAAAAAGAATTGGATAGACCTCGAATTGATGTAGTTGTGCAAACGGCAGGACAATTCCGTGATTTGGCAGCTTCTAGAATGTATTTGATCAATAAAGCTGTTGCGATGGCTGCTGAGGCAAAAGATACCCAAGAGAATTTTGTCAAAAAAGGAGTTTTAGATGCTGAAAGATATATGAAAGAAAATGGTCTTTCTCCAAAACAGGCCAGAGAATGGGCTACTCAACGTGTATTTGGAGGACAGAACAATACCTACGGAACAAATATCATGGGTATGGTAGAAGATGGAAGTGGTTGGAATGATGAAGCCGAGATTGCGGAAACTTACCTCAATAATATGGGCGCAATCTATGATAAAGGGGAGAATTGGGGCGCATTCCAAAAAGGTGTATTTGAAGCTGCTCTTCAAAATACTGAAGTTGTCGTTCAGCCAAGAGAAAGTAATACTTGGGGTGGTCTGAGCCTCGATCACGTATATGAATTTATGGGTGGACTGAGTATGGCTGTTAGGCATGTCACAGGAGAAGATCCAGATGCATATTTCAATGATTTTAGAAATCCTTCTAAAGCCAAAGTACAAGATTTGAAAGAAGCACTTTGGGTAGAAGCACGTTCGACCTTGTTGAATCCGAAATACATCAAAGAATACATGAAAGGTGGTGCTTCTTCTGCCGAATCTTTTGCCGAGACTTTCCGAAATACTTATGGTTGGAACGTAATGAAGCCAAAGGAAATTGATAATTCATTGTGGAATAATCTGTATGATGTTTATGTGGAAGATCAACTTAATCTGAATGTACAGGCGTTTTTCGAAAGAGAAAATCCTTATGCCTTAGAAGAAATGACAGCTGTAATGCTTGAGACAATTCGGAAGGGATATTGGAAAGCAAGTGAGCAGCAAATTGCAAAGCTTTCAGAATTACATACCGAACTTATTCAAAAGCATAATGCAGGATGTAGTGGATTTGTATGTGACAATACAAAACTGAAAAGCTTTATCTCTGAGCAGTTATCAGAAGAAAACCAACAAGCTTATGCTTCGGCATTAGAAAAAGTAAGAGAAGTACAGACAGAAGTGGAAGGAATGGTATTGGAGAAAGAAACATTGCAAGCTGATGAAACAAATGATCAGCCAAAGAATGCGGAAGAATCTTCCGATCAGACTATTCTTTTCCTACTTATCGGAATCGTGGCTGTAGTGATTTTTGTAGTAGCTGCAAAACGAGTGAAAAATGGCTAA
- a CDS encoding DUF2149 domain-containing protein, with product MRRRKNKFLTESTDDPIALVANLFDVSMVFAVALMVALVTRFNMTEILTQEDFTMVKNPGKENMEIITKKGKEINRYKQNQTKGKSNKKGKRVGTAYELESGEIIYVPE from the coding sequence ATGAGAAGAAGAAAGAACAAATTCTTAACTGAAAGCACCGATGATCCTATTGCTTTGGTTGCCAATCTATTTGATGTATCCATGGTTTTTGCCGTAGCTCTGATGGTTGCATTAGTTACTCGTTTCAATATGACAGAAATCTTGACCCAAGAAGATTTTACAATGGTGAAAAACCCTGGGAAAGAGAATATGGAAATCATTACGAAAAAGGGGAAAGAAATCAATCGTTACAAACAGAATCAGACTAAGGGTAAATCAAATAAAAAAGGCAAACGTGTAGGTACAGCTTATGAGTTGGAAAGTGGTGAAATCATTTATGTACCCGAATAG
- the mog gene encoding molybdopterin adenylyltransferase — protein MSIAKIGIITVSDRASAGVYEDLSGKAIIDTLNEYLTSDWEEVYEVIPDEQAIIESTIIDMVDNQDCCLVVTTGGTGPAKRDVTPEATEAVCDRMMPGFGELMRAESLKFVPTAILSRQTAGLRASSLIINLPGKPKSIRECLDAVFPAVPYCIDLMEGPYLVCNEEVIKPFRPKKK, from the coding sequence ATGTCTATAGCTAAAATAGGAATCATAACAGTTAGTGATAGGGCGAGTGCAGGCGTATATGAAGATCTAAGTGGCAAAGCCATCATCGATACACTCAATGAATATCTGACATCTGATTGGGAAGAAGTATATGAAGTGATTCCCGATGAGCAAGCGATTATAGAAAGCACAATCATTGATATGGTCGATAATCAAGATTGCTGTTTAGTAGTCACAACAGGGGGTACAGGTCCAGCGAAAAGAGATGTGACACCAGAAGCCACAGAAGCTGTTTGCGATCGAATGATGCCCGGTTTTGGAGAGTTGATGAGGGCAGAATCTTTAAAATTTGTGCCTACAGCCATTTTATCAAGACAAACGGCAGGCTTAAGAGCTAGCAGTTTGATCATAAATTTACCAGGAAAGCCAAAGTCAATACGAGAATGTTTGGATGCTGTTTTCCCAGCAGTACCTTATTGTATTGATCTTATGGAAGGACCTTATTTAGTTTGTAATGAAGAGGTCATCAAACCTTTCAGACCAAAGAAGAAGTAA
- a CDS encoding MotA/TolQ/ExbB proton channel family protein, whose protein sequence is MEILNQILYWISTGLMIPVMLILCFFFIRALLAIGGFYGLYQKQLKSRKFLDEYLLQIERKGIERSELEDDTMISSFVEKLINSRSAVFRDKVLDDYEIEMSRKLTSSKRMSKLGPVLGLLGTLIPMGPALVGLASGDIGSMAQNMQVAFSTTVVGLVVGAIGFLLTEIKQGWFAKELSNLTYIADLITEENEKKKEQILN, encoded by the coding sequence ATGGAAATTCTAAATCAAATATTATACTGGATCTCCACAGGACTGATGATTCCTGTAATGTTGATCTTATGTTTTTTCTTTATCAGAGCATTATTGGCTATCGGAGGATTTTACGGACTTTATCAGAAACAATTGAAGTCTAGAAAATTCTTGGATGAATATCTACTTCAAATTGAGCGAAAAGGTATAGAGCGTTCGGAACTAGAAGATGATACAATGATTTCTTCATTTGTAGAGAAATTGATCAACAGTAGGTCTGCTGTATTCAGAGATAAAGTTTTGGATGATTATGAAATTGAAATGTCAAGAAAATTGACAAGTTCAAAACGCATGTCAAAGTTAGGTCCTGTATTAGGACTTTTAGGAACATTGATACCCATGGGCCCAGCCTTGGTTGGTTTGGCTTCTGGAGATATTGGATCAATGGCTCAGAATATGCAAGTTGCTTTTTCTACTACGGTAGTGGGGTTGGTGGTAGGAGCGATTGGTTTCTTACTTACTGAAATCAAACAAGGATGGTTTGCTAAAGAACTTTCTAATCTTACTTACATCGCAGATTTAATCACAGAAGAAAATGAGAAGAAGAAAGAACAAATTCTTAACTGA
- a CDS encoding Lrp/AsnC family transcriptional regulator, which translates to MKLDDIDIRILEKLQENAMITAKELASEFALTTTPIYERIKKLQQSGIIKQYVALLDADLIGKSITVFINITIKDHHSEKRNEFVKRMEKLKEVVEFYHTSGSFDFLAKVRFSNIQEFRNFLVNELSSIHNISDIESQIVLEEIKYSTKIILDKTGL; encoded by the coding sequence ATGAAACTAGACGATATTGATATCAGAATCCTTGAAAAACTCCAAGAAAATGCCATGATCACAGCTAAAGAATTGGCTTCGGAGTTTGCGCTAACGACTACCCCTATCTACGAACGGATAAAAAAACTACAACAATCAGGAATTATTAAACAGTATGTAGCCCTTCTAGATGCTGATTTAATTGGAAAAAGTATTACTGTTTTTATCAATATCACGATCAAAGACCACCACTCCGAAAAAAGAAATGAGTTTGTAAAACGTATGGAAAAACTAAAAGAGGTTGTAGAATTTTACCACACTTCAGGTAGTTTTGACTTCTTGGCTAAGGTTCGGTTTTCAAACATTCAAGAGTTCCGAAATTTTCTTGTAAACGAGCTCTCTTCCATCCATAATATCAGTGATATTGAAAGCCAAATTGTACTAGAGGAGATCAAGTACTCTACTAAAATCATTTTAGATAAAACTGGGTTGTAG
- a CDS encoding type III PLP-dependent enzyme domain-containing protein: MKNKYRDLIEQTFDFPQAEFQLADNQLHFHHIDLNALVKKYGTPFKFSYLPVIGEKIDLCRQWFQNAFEEHNYKGKYHYSYCTKSSHFDFVLKECLKKQVNIETSSAFDIDIIIYLFNQGLLNDDIYVLCNGYKTKEYILKIAELIDLGFHRIIPIIDSFDEFEILDEMIDTPLEIGIRIASEEDPKFEFYTSRLGIGYKDIVPFFKKRLKGHPKFKVSMLHFFVNTGIRDNAYYWNELRKFINVYTDLIKADAPICHLDIGGGFPIKNSLAFEFDYQYMITEIVAQIKQEAESVGAEHPNIFTEFGSFTVAESGGTIYSVVNQKKQNDKEQWNMIDSSFMTTLPDTWAINKRFVMLPINRWGDKYERVFLGGMTCDSDDYYNSEQHINAIYLPEFKMNDPLYIGFFNTGAYQESISGYGGIKHCLIPSPKHIIIDKDENGAFTDYVYREEQTSQDMLQVLGYR, translated from the coding sequence ATGAAGAATAAATATAGAGACTTAATAGAGCAGACCTTTGACTTTCCTCAAGCAGAGTTTCAGCTAGCTGACAATCAACTTCATTTCCATCATATTGATTTGAATGCACTTGTAAAGAAGTATGGAACACCCTTCAAGTTTTCATATTTACCTGTGATCGGTGAAAAGATTGATTTATGTAGACAGTGGTTTCAGAACGCATTTGAAGAGCATAATTATAAGGGGAAATACCATTATAGCTATTGCACAAAAAGTTCTCATTTTGATTTTGTACTTAAAGAATGTCTCAAAAAACAAGTAAACATTGAGACATCATCAGCTTTTGATATTGATATTATCATTTACCTTTTCAATCAAGGTTTACTCAATGATGATATCTATGTTTTATGTAATGGTTATAAGACAAAGGAGTATATACTCAAGATAGCAGAGCTAATTGATTTAGGTTTTCATAGAATCATACCCATCATTGATAGTTTTGACGAGTTTGAAATTTTAGATGAAATGATCGATACTCCTCTGGAAATTGGAATTCGAATTGCATCTGAAGAAGATCCTAAGTTTGAGTTTTATACTTCTAGACTCGGTATTGGCTATAAGGATATTGTTCCTTTCTTCAAAAAAAGATTGAAAGGGCATCCGAAGTTTAAAGTTTCAATGCTGCATTTCTTCGTGAATACAGGAATTAGAGATAATGCCTACTATTGGAACGAACTTCGAAAATTCATAAATGTTTACACAGATCTGATTAAGGCGGATGCCCCAATTTGTCATCTAGATATTGGAGGTGGATTTCCCATAAAAAACTCTCTTGCATTTGAGTTTGACTATCAGTACATGATTACTGAAATCGTTGCTCAGATTAAGCAAGAAGCAGAAAGTGTCGGAGCAGAACATCCTAATATTTTTACGGAGTTTGGTTCATTTACTGTCGCAGAATCTGGAGGAACAATTTATTCTGTAGTGAATCAGAAGAAACAGAATGACAAAGAGCAATGGAATATGATTGATAGCTCTTTTATGACGACACTGCCAGACACATGGGCTATAAATAAACGCTTTGTAATGCTGCCGATAAATAGGTGGGGAGATAAATACGAACGTGTTTTTTTGGGTGGAATGACTTGTGATAGTGATGATTATTACAACTCAGAACAGCATATCAATGCTATTTATCTGCCAGAATTTAAAATGAATGATCCACTTTATATTGGCTTTTTCAATACAGGGGCTTATCAAGAATCTATTTCAGGATATGGTGGAATTAAACACTGTTTGATTCCTTCTCCAAAGCATATCATTATTGATAAAGATGAAAATGGAGCGTTTACAGATTATGTGTATCGAGAAGAACAAACAAGCCAAGATATGTTACAGGTATTGGGTTACAGGTAA